A stretch of the Macaca thibetana thibetana isolate TM-01 chromosome X, ASM2454274v1, whole genome shotgun sequence genome encodes the following:
- the TCEAL8 gene encoding transcription elongation factor A protein-like 8 isoform X2, protein MQKSCEENEGKPQNMPKAEEDRPLEDIPQEAEGNPQPSEEGISQEAEGNPRGEPNQPGQGFKEDTPVRHLNPEEMIRGVGELERLREEIRRVRNKFVMMHWKQRHSRSRPYPVCFRP, encoded by the coding sequence atGCAAAAGTCTTGTGAAGAAAATGAGGGAAAACCACAGAACATGCCAAAGGCCGAGGAAGATCGCCCTTTGGAGGATATACCACAGGAGGCAGAAGGAAATCCTCAACCTTCCGAAGAAGGTAtaagccaggaggcagaaggaaacCCCAGAGGAGAGCCGAATCAACCTGGCCAGGGATTTAAAGAGGACACACCCGTTAGGCATTTGAACCCTGAAGAAATGATAAGAGGAGTAGGTGAGCTTGAAAGGCTTAGGGAAGAGATAAGAAGAGTAAGAAACAAGTTTGTGATGATGCATTGGAAGCAAAGACATTCACGCAGCCGTCCTTATCCTGTGTGCTTTAGGCCTTGA
- the TCEAL8 gene encoding transcription elongation factor A protein-like 8 isoform X1 translates to MKGTRDPGLIYSKRKLKILNMQKSCEENEGKPQNMPKAEEDRPLEDIPQEAEGNPQPSEEGISQEAEGNPRGEPNQPGQGFKEDTPVRHLNPEEMIRGVGELERLREEIRRVRNKFVMMHWKQRHSRSRPYPVCFRP, encoded by the exons ATGAAAGGGACCCGTGATCCAG gattaatttattcaaaaaggaaattaaaaatactcaatatGCAAAAGTCTTGTGAAGAAAATGAGGGAAAACCACAGAACATGCCAAAGGCCGAGGAAGATCGCCCTTTGGAGGATATACCACAGGAGGCAGAAGGAAATCCTCAACCTTCCGAAGAAGGTAtaagccaggaggcagaaggaaacCCCAGAGGAGAGCCGAATCAACCTGGCCAGGGATTTAAAGAGGACACACCCGTTAGGCATTTGAACCCTGAAGAAATGATAAGAGGAGTAGGTGAGCTTGAAAGGCTTAGGGAAGAGATAAGAAGAGTAAGAAACAAGTTTGTGATGATGCATTGGAAGCAAAGACATTCACGCAGCCGTCCTTATCCTGTGTGCTTTAGGCCTTGA